In a single window of the Prevotella melaninogenica genome:
- the murC gene encoding UDP-N-acetylmuramate--L-alanine ligase codes for MELKDIKSVYFVGAGGIGMSAIARYFLHKGLIVAGYDKTPSELTHTLEKEGMDIHYEEDVQLIPAACKEPASTLVIYTPAIPSNHAELVYFRENGFEIQKRAQVLGTLTRTHKGLCFAGTHGKTTTSSMCAHLMHQSHLDCNAFLGGISKNYGTNYILSDHSDFVVIEADEFDRSFHWLRPWMSVITSTDPDHLDIYGTKEAYLESFRHYTELIQKGGALIIRKGLEMKPNVQEGVRIYEYSRDEGDFHAENIRIENGTITFNFISPIENIKDVELGQPIPINIENGISAMAMAQLNGCTAEELRNGMKTYGGVDRRFDFKIKNDRHVFLSDYAHHPKEILQSAKSLKELYADKKVTAIFQPHLYTRTRDFYKEFAEALSHFDEVVLTEIYPAREEPISGVTSELIYDNLSPNIEKQMIQKDDVLDFVKSRDFDVLVVLGAGNLDNYVPEIAKILNEK; via the coding sequence ATGGAACTCAAAGATATTAAATCAGTTTACTTCGTAGGTGCAGGTGGCATCGGCATGAGTGCTATTGCTCGCTATTTCCTTCATAAAGGATTGATAGTAGCAGGTTATGACAAAACTCCATCCGAACTTACCCACACTTTGGAGAAAGAAGGAATGGATATTCATTATGAGGAGGATGTTCAACTCATCCCTGCAGCGTGCAAAGAACCAGCATCAACGTTGGTAATCTACACACCTGCCATCCCTTCTAACCATGCTGAGCTGGTTTACTTCCGCGAGAATGGCTTTGAGATTCAGAAACGTGCACAGGTTCTCGGCACACTCACCCGCACACATAAGGGTCTTTGCTTTGCTGGAACACATGGAAAAACAACGACTTCCAGTATGTGTGCACACCTTATGCACCAAAGTCATTTGGACTGTAACGCCTTCCTTGGTGGTATTTCCAAGAACTATGGCACTAATTATATCCTCTCTGACCACAGCGACTTTGTTGTGATTGAGGCAGACGAGTTCGACCGTTCTTTCCATTGGTTGCGTCCTTGGATGAGCGTTATCACCTCAACAGACCCTGACCACTTGGATATTTATGGTACAAAAGAGGCTTACCTTGAGAGTTTCCGTCACTATACAGAACTCATTCAAAAGGGAGGTGCACTCATTATCCGCAAAGGATTAGAGATGAAGCCAAACGTACAAGAAGGTGTTAGAATCTATGAATACAGCCGTGATGAAGGCGACTTCCACGCTGAAAATATACGAATTGAAAACGGAACTATCACTTTCAACTTCATTTCTCCTATCGAAAACATTAAGGATGTAGAACTTGGACAACCAATTCCTATCAATATCGAAAATGGTATCTCAGCAATGGCAATGGCTCAACTCAATGGTTGTACAGCAGAAGAACTGCGCAATGGAATGAAGACATACGGTGGCGTTGATCGTCGTTTCGACTTCAAGATAAAGAACGACCGCCATGTGTTCCTCTCTGACTATGCGCATCATCCAAAGGAGATTCTGCAGAGTGCAAAGAGTCTTAAGGAACTCTATGCTGACAAGAAGGTTACTGCAATCTTCCAGCCACACCTCTACACACGAACACGTGACTTCTATAAGGAGTTTGCAGAAGCACTTAGCCATTTTGATGAAGTGGTATTGACAGAGATTTATCCTGCTCGCGAAGAGCCTATCTCAGGTGTAACAAGCGAACTCATCTATGATAATCTCAGTCCTAACATTGAGAAGCAGATGATTCAGAAGGACGATGTTCTCGACTTTGTAAAGTCAAGAGACTTTGATGTTCTGGTTGTATTGGGTGCTGGTAATCTCGACAATTATGTCCCAGAGATTGCAAAGATACTCAACGAGAAGTAA
- the murG gene encoding undecaprenyldiphospho-muramoylpentapeptide beta-N-acetylglucosaminyltransferase, whose protein sequence is MDEELRIIISGGGTGGHIFPAVSIANAIKAKHPEAKILFVGADGRMEMQRVPAAGYEIKGLPIKGFDRANKLKNFEVLCKLWKSLRMARQIIKDFKPQVAVGVGGYASGATLYECAKMGIPCLIQEQNSYAGVTNKLLSKRVKKICVAYEGMERFFPADKIIMTGNPVRQNVLSTPLSVEESRESFGLDPNKKTILLVGGSLGARTINRSVIEHLDLIEQSDVQFIWQTGKFYHQQILDSMKDKELPNLKIMDFISDMGAAYKVADLVISRAGASSISEFQLIGKPVILVPSPNVAEDHQTKNAMALVNKDAALCVKDVEAPDTLIKLALDTITNDEKLASLSENVKKMGLKNSAEIIADEVIKLIKG, encoded by the coding sequence ATGGACGAGGAATTAAGAATTATCATCAGCGGTGGCGGAACAGGAGGACATATCTTCCCTGCAGTTTCAATTGCCAATGCTATCAAAGCGAAGCACCCAGAGGCGAAGATTCTCTTTGTGGGTGCTGATGGACGTATGGAGATGCAACGTGTTCCTGCTGCTGGTTATGAGATAAAAGGCCTACCTATCAAAGGTTTTGACCGTGCTAATAAGCTAAAGAACTTTGAAGTACTTTGCAAACTTTGGAAGAGTCTTCGTATGGCTCGCCAGATTATTAAAGACTTCAAACCACAGGTTGCTGTGGGTGTTGGTGGTTATGCCAGTGGTGCAACGCTCTATGAGTGTGCAAAGATGGGAATCCCATGTCTTATCCAAGAGCAGAATTCTTATGCAGGAGTTACCAACAAACTATTGTCAAAGCGTGTGAAGAAGATTTGTGTTGCTTACGAAGGTATGGAGCGTTTCTTCCCTGCTGATAAGATTATCATGACTGGTAACCCTGTTCGTCAGAACGTACTCTCTACCCCACTCTCTGTTGAAGAGTCACGTGAGAGCTTCGGTCTTGACCCTAACAAGAAGACAATCCTCCTCGTGGGTGGTAGCCTTGGAGCAAGAACTATCAATCGATCTGTCATTGAACACCTTGACCTCATTGAGCAATCAGACGTTCAATTCATCTGGCAAACGGGTAAGTTCTATCATCAGCAGATTTTGGATTCGATGAAGGATAAAGAACTTCCAAACTTGAAGATAATGGACTTTATCAGTGACATGGGTGCTGCATATAAGGTTGCAGACCTTGTTATCAGCCGTGCTGGTGCAAGTTCTATCAGTGAATTCCAGCTTATCGGAAAGCCTGTTATCTTGGTTCCAAGTCCGAACGTGGCAGAAGATCATCAGACAAAGAATGCGATGGCATTGGTTAATAAAGATGCTGCACTCTGCGTAAAGGATGTTGAAGCACCTGACACTTTAATAAAACTTGCGCTCGATACCATCACGAATGATGAGAAGTTGGCAAGTCTTAGTGAGAATGTAAAGAAGATGGGATTGAAGAACTCTGCTGAGATTATTGCTGACGAGGTTATCAAACTCATAAAGGGATAA
- a CDS encoding FtsW/RodA/SpoVE family cell cycle protein produces the protein MKNKSLSNIFKGDKVIWMVFFFLCIISIIEVYSASSSLSYKGGNYWSPIIYHCSILLVGVALMVVVLNIKCRYFKLVTPIVLVMSIIMLIWVLAAGQSTNGASRWISFAGIQFQPSELAKGALVLAISQILSAMQTEHGADRKAFKYIMWLSGGIILLILGENLSTAMLIGLTVILMMFVGRVPLKQLGRLIGVIALFGIFMLSMVMLVGDDKKAEEEVSAKQNLTEQTVAVQQDESPGFFGKMLHRADTWKARIKKFFNSEYVAPKDYDLDKDAQVAHANIAIASSDVVGKGPGNSNERDFLSQAFSDFIYAIIIEEMGIGGAIFVAFLYIILLFRTGIIANRCENSFPALLAMGIAFLLVTQALFNMLVAVGLAPVTGQPLPLISKGGTSTIINCVYIGVILSVSRSAKKKKEDKIPSEKLSHVTA, from the coding sequence ATGAAGAATAAATCTCTCAGTAACATATTTAAAGGAGACAAGGTTATTTGGATGGTCTTCTTCTTCCTATGTATCATCAGTATCATTGAGGTATATTCAGCCTCAAGTTCACTGTCGTACAAAGGAGGAAACTACTGGAGCCCTATCATTTACCATTGTAGCATCCTCCTTGTAGGAGTTGCTTTGATGGTGGTTGTATTAAATATCAAATGTCGCTACTTCAAACTCGTCACCCCCATCGTATTGGTCATGTCCATAATAATGCTTATATGGGTACTTGCAGCAGGGCAAAGTACGAATGGAGCAAGCCGATGGATTAGCTTTGCAGGTATACAATTCCAACCTTCCGAATTGGCTAAAGGTGCGTTGGTGTTAGCTATATCACAGATACTTAGCGCAATGCAGACCGAACATGGAGCGGACCGAAAAGCCTTTAAATATATCATGTGGCTATCTGGTGGTATTATATTACTGATTCTTGGTGAGAACCTTTCTACTGCAATGCTCATTGGTTTGACCGTAATTCTGATGATGTTTGTGGGAAGAGTCCCCCTCAAACAATTAGGACGCTTGATAGGGGTCATTGCTTTATTTGGAATTTTCATGCTATCTATGGTCATGCTGGTAGGTGATGACAAGAAAGCTGAAGAAGAGGTTTCTGCCAAGCAGAATCTTACAGAACAAACTGTTGCTGTACAGCAAGATGAATCACCGGGGTTCTTCGGTAAAATGCTTCACCGTGCTGACACGTGGAAGGCACGTATTAAGAAGTTCTTTAACAGTGAATATGTTGCTCCAAAAGACTATGACTTAGATAAAGATGCACAGGTGGCACATGCTAACATTGCCATCGCTTCATCCGACGTTGTTGGTAAAGGACCGGGAAACTCTAACGAACGAGATTTCCTTTCGCAAGCCTTCTCCGACTTTATCTATGCCATTATCATTGAAGAGATGGGCATTGGTGGAGCTATATTTGTGGCATTCCTTTATATTATCCTTCTTTTCAGAACGGGTATTATAGCTAACAGATGCGAAAACTCTTTCCCAGCTCTTCTTGCTATGGGTATCGCCTTCCTCTTGGTTACACAGGCGTTATTCAATATGTTAGTAGCTGTTGGATTAGCTCCGGTTACTGGTCAGCCACTTCCTCTTATCAGTAAGGGTGGTACCTCTACTATTATTAATTGCGTCTATATTGGCGTAATACTTAGTGTGAGCCGTTCAGCAAAGAAAAAGAAAGAAGATAAGATACCTTCTGAGAAACTTTCACACGTAACAGCCTAA
- the murD gene encoding UDP-N-acetylmuramoyl-L-alanine--D-glutamate ligase — protein sequence MKRIVILGAGESGAGAAVLAKKEGFDVFVSDMSAIKDKYKKMLDERGIEWEEGKHTEEKILNADEIIKSPGIPNEAPMVQKLIAQGTHIISEIEFAGRYTNSKMICITGSNGKTTTTSLIYHIFKDAGYDAGLAGNIGNSLALQVAEDPHEYYIIELSSFQLDNMYDFRANIAILLNITPDHLDRYDFKFENYADAKMRIIQNQTKEDSFIYWNDDPVIKKELEKFDVHAVCYPFSELKENGSIGYIEEGQYTIEQPEPFNMEQEDLSLTGRHNIYNSLAAGIASDISGIKKENIRKSLSDFPGVEHRLEKVCKVAGVQYINDSKATNVDACWYALESMRTPTILIIGGKDKGNDYSSIKDLVKQKCAGIVYLGADNKKLHDNFDDLGIPVRDTHSMKDCVAACAELAKPGDTVLLSPCCASFDLFKNMEDRGEQFKSYVRAL from the coding sequence ATGAAAAGAATTGTAATACTTGGTGCCGGCGAGAGTGGTGCCGGTGCAGCAGTACTGGCAAAGAAAGAAGGCTTCGATGTCTTTGTTTCTGACATGTCAGCCATTAAGGACAAGTATAAGAAGATGCTCGATGAACGTGGTATCGAATGGGAAGAGGGTAAGCATACAGAGGAGAAGATTCTCAATGCTGATGAAATCATCAAAAGCCCTGGCATTCCTAACGAAGCACCAATGGTTCAGAAGCTCATTGCACAAGGAACACATATCATCAGCGAAATTGAGTTTGCTGGTCGATATACTAATTCTAAAATGATATGTATCACTGGTAGTAACGGAAAGACTACCACTACAAGCCTCATCTATCACATTTTCAAAGATGCTGGTTACGATGCTGGTTTGGCAGGTAACATTGGTAACAGTCTTGCTCTGCAGGTGGCAGAAGATCCACATGAATATTATATCATTGAGTTGAGCAGCTTCCAGTTGGATAATATGTATGACTTTCGTGCCAACATTGCCATCCTTCTCAACATCACTCCTGACCACTTAGATCGCTATGATTTCAAGTTTGAGAACTACGCAGACGCTAAGATGCGTATCATTCAGAACCAGACAAAGGAGGATAGTTTCATCTACTGGAACGATGATCCTGTCATCAAGAAAGAGCTTGAGAAGTTTGATGTACACGCTGTATGCTATCCCTTCTCTGAATTAAAGGAGAATGGCAGTATTGGTTACATTGAAGAAGGACAATATACGATTGAACAACCTGAGCCATTCAACATGGAGCAGGAAGACCTTTCGCTTACTGGACGTCACAACATTTACAACTCTTTAGCTGCAGGTATTGCTTCTGATATCAGCGGTATTAAGAAAGAAAATATTCGCAAGAGCCTCAGCGACTTCCCAGGTGTTGAGCATAGATTGGAAAAGGTATGCAAGGTCGCTGGTGTACAATACATCAACGACTCAAAAGCTACCAATGTTGACGCTTGCTGGTATGCACTTGAAAGTATGCGTACACCAACTATCTTGATTATTGGTGGAAAGGATAAAGGAAATGATTACAGCAGTATCAAGGACTTAGTAAAGCAGAAGTGTGCTGGTATTGTTTATCTCGGTGCTGACAACAAAAAGCTTCATGATAACTTCGACGACCTTGGTATCCCTGTTCGCGACACCCACTCTATGAAGGATTGTGTTGCTGCTTGTGCAGAGTTAGCGAAGCCTGGTGATACAGTTCTCCTAAGCCCATGCTGTGCAAGCTTCGACCTATTCAAGAATATGGAGGACCGAGGTGAACAGTTCAAGAGCTATGTAAGAGCGTTGTAG
- a CDS encoding phospho-N-acetylmuramoyl-pentapeptide-transferase, which translates to MLYYIFRWLDQFGISGSHLWGYISFRSILAMILALIISAWFGERFIKYLKKKQITEVQRDAEIDPFGVNKIGVPSMGGIIIIVALLIPVVLLGRLRNIYLLLMIVTTIWLGFLGGMDDFIKIFKHDKEGLKGKYKIIGQITIGLIVGLVLWASPDVKANMNLEVANQNGKEIVIKHEAKAEKTLKTTIPFVKLHNLDYSEIMGFLGEYKNAGGWILFVLMTIFVVTAVSNGANLNDGMDGMCAGNSAVIGVVLGILAYVSSHIQYAAYLNIMYIPGSEELVVFFMAFIGALIGFLWYNAYPAQVFMGDTGSLTIGGIIAVGAIIIHKELMLPILCGVFFVESLSVIVQVWYYKLGKRKGVKQRIFKRTPIHDNFRTQDSQLDPECKYLLKKPHGAVHESKITLRFIIVTIILAAMTIITLKIR; encoded by the coding sequence ATGTTATACTATATCTTCCGTTGGCTTGACCAGTTCGGTATCAGTGGTTCCCACCTCTGGGGCTACATCAGTTTCCGCTCGATCTTGGCAATGATATTAGCCTTGATTATCTCTGCATGGTTCGGAGAACGATTCATTAAGTATCTCAAGAAGAAGCAGATTACAGAGGTTCAGCGTGACGCAGAGATTGACCCATTTGGTGTCAACAAGATTGGTGTACCATCAATGGGTGGTATCATCATTATTGTTGCCCTCTTGATTCCAGTTGTCTTGTTAGGTAGATTACGTAACATTTATCTTCTGCTGATGATTGTCACAACCATTTGGTTGGGCTTCCTCGGTGGAATGGATGATTTCATTAAGATATTCAAGCACGACAAAGAAGGACTAAAGGGTAAATATAAGATTATCGGACAGATAACCATCGGACTTATCGTTGGTTTGGTACTTTGGGCTTCGCCTGACGTTAAAGCCAATATGAACCTTGAGGTAGCAAATCAGAACGGTAAAGAAATCGTCATAAAACATGAGGCAAAAGCCGAAAAGACGTTGAAAACAACCATTCCATTTGTCAAGCTACATAATCTGGATTATTCTGAGATTATGGGCTTTTTAGGCGAATACAAGAATGCAGGTGGTTGGATTCTATTTGTCCTTATGACTATCTTCGTTGTGACAGCCGTCTCTAATGGTGCAAACCTAAATGACGGAATGGACGGTATGTGTGCCGGAAACTCCGCCGTCATAGGTGTCGTCTTAGGTATATTAGCTTACGTAAGTAGTCATATACAATACGCAGCCTATCTAAACATTATGTACATACCTGGCTCGGAAGAGTTAGTTGTATTCTTCATGGCATTCATTGGAGCACTGATAGGCTTCCTTTGGTACAACGCTTATCCTGCACAGGTGTTCATGGGTGACACGGGAAGTCTTACCATCGGAGGTATCATAGCAGTAGGTGCAATAATCATTCACAAAGAGTTGATGCTCCCTATTCTCTGTGGCGTATTCTTTGTTGAGAGCTTAAGTGTTATCGTACAAGTTTGGTACTACAAGTTAGGAAAGCGTAAAGGTGTTAAACAGCGTATCTTTAAGCGTACACCAATTCATGACAACTTCCGCACACAAGACAGTCAGCTTGACCCTGAGTGTAAGTACCTCTTAAAAAAGCCACATGGTGCAGTACACGAGAGTAAGATTACTTTACGATTCATCATCGTGACTATCATCCTCGCTGCAATGACTATCATCACACTTAAGATAAGATAA
- a CDS encoding UDP-N-acetylmuramoyl-L-alanyl-D-glutamate--2,6-diaminopimelate ligase, with translation MKLSELLKNVKVIANQGNIDVEIKDVNIDSRKIQDGHLFIAMKGTQVDGHKFISKAIELGAVAILLEDMPEVLDEKVTYVQVASTEEEAGKVATMFYGEPSRKQKLVGVTGTNGKTTIATLLYRMFREFGHKVGLLSTVCNYINDEEVPASHTTPDPIELNRLLAKMVEAGCEYAFMECSSHAIQQHRIGGLEFVGGIFTNLTRDHLDYHKTFENYRNAKKMFFDGLPKNAFAITNADDKNGMVMVQNTKATVKTYSIKRMADFRAKILECHFEGMYLEIDGKEVGVQFIGKFNISNLLAVYGTAMMLGKKPEDILIALSTLKSVNGRLEPIQSPEGFTAVVDYAHTPDALENVLCAIHDVLDNKGGRVITVCGAGGHRDKGKRPLMAQEAVKQSDTVILTSDNPRDEEPQAIIDDMLAGLDTTQRKKVLTITDRKEAIRTAAMMAQKGDVILVAGKGHENYQEINGVKHHFDDHEVIREIFGIK, from the coding sequence ATGAAGTTAAGCGAATTACTCAAAAACGTCAAAGTAATTGCCAACCAAGGCAATATAGACGTTGAGATTAAAGATGTAAACATCGATAGTCGTAAGATACAGGATGGCCATCTGTTCATCGCAATGAAAGGAACACAGGTAGACGGTCATAAATTCATTAGTAAAGCTATTGAGTTAGGAGCCGTAGCAATCCTACTTGAAGATATGCCTGAAGTATTAGATGAAAAGGTAACATACGTTCAGGTAGCTTCAACAGAGGAAGAGGCTGGCAAGGTTGCCACTATGTTCTATGGAGAACCATCACGCAAACAGAAATTGGTTGGTGTAACTGGAACTAACGGTAAGACAACTATCGCCACCTTATTATATAGAATGTTCCGTGAGTTCGGACACAAGGTAGGCTTACTCTCTACCGTATGCAATTATATTAACGATGAGGAAGTACCTGCAAGTCATACCACTCCTGACCCAATAGAACTCAATCGTCTTCTTGCTAAGATGGTAGAAGCTGGCTGCGAATATGCTTTCATGGAATGTTCAAGCCATGCCATCCAGCAGCACCGTATCGGTGGTTTAGAGTTTGTTGGTGGTATCTTTACCAATCTTACACGTGATCACCTTGATTACCATAAGACTTTCGAGAACTATCGCAATGCTAAGAAGATGTTCTTCGACGGACTGCCAAAGAATGCCTTTGCTATTACCAATGCCGATGATAAGAATGGTATGGTAATGGTTCAGAACACCAAAGCGACAGTCAAGACCTATTCTATCAAGCGAATGGCCGACTTCCGTGCAAAGATTCTGGAATGTCACTTCGAGGGTATGTATCTTGAGATTGACGGCAAAGAAGTTGGCGTACAATTCATTGGTAAGTTTAATATTAGCAACCTACTTGCTGTCTATGGCACGGCAATGATGTTAGGCAAGAAGCCTGAAGACATTCTGATTGCATTAAGCACATTGAAGAGTGTAAACGGACGATTGGAGCCTATCCAGTCACCAGAAGGCTTTACCGCTGTTGTTGACTACGCACATACACCAGACGCCTTAGAGAATGTCCTCTGTGCTATTCATGACGTACTTGATAACAAGGGCGGCCGTGTAATAACTGTCTGCGGAGCTGGTGGGCATCGTGACAAGGGTAAGCGACCTTTAATGGCACAAGAAGCTGTTAAACAAAGCGACACAGTTATCCTTACAAGTGACAACCCACGTGACGAAGAACCACAAGCTATTATCGACGATATGCTTGCAGGACTTGACACAACACAGCGCAAGAAGGTACTCACGATTACTGATCGTAAGGAAGCAATTCGCACCGCAGCCATGATGGCACAGAAGGGTGACGTAATCCTTGTAGCTGGTAAGGGACATGAGAACTACCAAGAGATAAATGGTGTGAAGCATCATTTCGATGACCATGAGGTTATTCGTGAAATCTTTGGTATCAAGTAA
- a CDS encoding penicillin-binding protein produces the protein MSKFDNSKIMPRYSVIAIIMSLIAVAVIGKTIYTMTAGKAYWMEVAASQKKDSVTVKPTRGNILSCNGQLMASSLPEFKVYMDFNALKASGNDTAFIDSINYISKGLNNIFPEKSAAYFKQHLMEGYHKESKHWTIWNERIDYNTFKEIQSLPIFHLSKYKSGFHWDEFNARRRPFGSLAQRTIGDMFGAKDTARCGLELSYDSILRGTNGIIHRRKVRNKFLDITDTPPIDGADIITTIDVSMQDLAERALIDELKEINGNVGVAVVMEVATGDVKAIVNLDKCTDGQYREVKNHAVSDLLEPGSVFKTASLMTILDDGLVDTMYTVQTGGGVWNMYGRDMKDHNWTRGGYGTLTLPWTLKYSSNIGISRIIDIHYHKNPEKFVQGIYDLGLATDFHIPIVGYSPARIRMPHKNSRGQYDNWSATALPWMSIGYETQIPPISTLAFYNAIANGGKLMQPRFVKQIVKNGEVIYDNPPKVLKERIAKESTIKDITRILTEVVSEGLGKKAGSDKFLVAGKTGTAQMSKGALGYKSGGINYLLSFAGFFPADKPRYSCIVCIQKTGLPASGGGMSGVVFHHIAEGIMAQSLKLSVTDARDSSSLAIPTAKTGNLLATDYVLNALGFNITNGWNGAYPFGSPVWGTTTTSGKALTFQKAEAPKADIVPNVHGMGARDAVYLMEKHGIKVVITGRGRVIQQSVAPGEKVKRGMKCELKMG, from the coding sequence ATGAGTAAGTTTGACAATAGCAAAATAATGCCTCGTTACAGCGTTATAGCGATAATCATGTCGCTTATCGCTGTTGCTGTCATTGGAAAAACTATCTACACCATGACTGCAGGAAAAGCCTACTGGATGGAGGTCGCTGCATCACAGAAGAAAGACAGCGTTACTGTTAAACCTACCAGAGGTAACATCCTTAGCTGCAATGGTCAACTCATGGCAAGTTCCTTACCTGAGTTCAAGGTATATATGGACTTTAATGCGCTCAAAGCATCAGGAAACGACACAGCTTTCATTGATAGCATCAATTATATAAGCAAAGGATTGAACAACATCTTCCCTGAGAAATCTGCTGCCTACTTCAAGCAGCACCTCATGGAAGGATACCATAAGGAAAGTAAGCACTGGACTATATGGAACGAACGTATTGACTATAACACATTCAAAGAAATACAGTCGCTCCCTATTTTCCACCTTTCTAAATATAAGAGTGGTTTCCACTGGGATGAATTCAATGCACGTCGTCGTCCGTTTGGTTCACTTGCTCAGCGCACGATTGGTGATATGTTCGGTGCAAAAGATACTGCCCGCTGCGGCTTAGAGCTTTCATACGACTCTATCTTACGTGGTACAAACGGTATTATTCACCGCCGTAAGGTTCGTAACAAGTTCCTTGACATCACAGACACCCCACCTATTGATGGTGCAGATATCATAACAACCATTGACGTCAGTATGCAAGACTTAGCTGAACGTGCCTTGATTGATGAGTTGAAAGAAATCAATGGTAACGTAGGTGTTGCTGTTGTGATGGAGGTTGCTACTGGCGATGTGAAGGCTATTGTCAACTTAGACAAATGTACTGATGGTCAATATAGAGAGGTTAAGAATCATGCAGTAAGCGACTTGTTGGAACCTGGTTCCGTATTTAAGACTGCTTCGCTCATGACTATCCTTGATGATGGGCTCGTTGACACCATGTACACTGTTCAGACAGGAGGTGGTGTATGGAATATGTATGGCCGAGACATGAAAGATCATAACTGGACACGCGGTGGATATGGTACGCTGACACTGCCTTGGACATTGAAGTACAGTTCAAATATTGGTATCAGTCGTATCATTGATATACACTATCATAAGAATCCAGAGAAGTTCGTTCAGGGTATTTACGACTTGGGACTTGCAACCGATTTCCACATTCCAATCGTTGGATATTCACCTGCAAGAATCCGTATGCCACACAAGAACAGCCGTGGACAGTATGACAATTGGAGCGCAACAGCTCTTCCATGGATGAGTATTGGATACGAAACACAGATTCCACCGATATCAACACTTGCCTTCTATAACGCGATTGCCAATGGTGGTAAGCTCATGCAACCACGCTTTGTAAAGCAAATTGTAAAGAACGGTGAGGTCATCTATGACAATCCACCAAAGGTTTTAAAAGAGCGTATCGCAAAGGAAAGCACCATAAAGGATATCACACGTATTCTTACAGAGGTTGTTTCAGAAGGTTTGGGTAAAAAGGCTGGCTCTGACAAATTCCTTGTTGCGGGTAAGACAGGTACGGCTCAAATGTCAAAGGGAGCCTTAGGTTATAAGAGTGGAGGTATCAATTACCTCCTCAGTTTTGCAGGCTTCTTCCCTGCCGACAAGCCTCGTTATAGCTGTATTGTTTGCATTCAGAAGACAGGCCTCCCTGCATCGGGAGGAGGAATGAGTGGAGTTGTGTTCCATCACATAGCAGAAGGCATCATGGCACAGAGTCTGAAGCTAAGCGTAACGGATGCACGTGATTCTTCATCCCTTGCAATTCCTACCGCAAAGACAGGTAACTTGCTTGCAACAGACTATGTATTGAATGCTCTTGGGTTCAATATTACCAACGGTTGGAATGGTGCCTACCCATTCGGTAGTCCTGTTTGGGGAACCACAACAACAAGTGGAAAGGCTCTAACCTTCCAAAAGGCAGAAGCACCTAAAGCCGACATCGTCCCTAACGTTCATGGAATGGGAGCGCGTGATGCCGTCTATCTCATGGAGAAACACGGCATAAAGGTAGTCATTACGGGTAGAGGTCGCGTTATTCAACAAAGTGTTGCACCAGGCGAAAAGGTCAAGAGGGGTATGAAATGCGAACTCAAAATGGGATAA
- a CDS encoding FtsL-like putative cell division protein — MNDENDKKNPLLTEHPLTENQTAFKEESTNVTEPLMKTEAVKEIPQPPVDNEAATPLTEEEEKRKQEEEAEVRKIKAAIEEQAREDEQPQSSNFTLRKILGGDILSARFFRNNIWLIITIVIFTIIYISNRYSVQKYLIEVDKLQNELEDAKYRALSSSSQLTEKTRESHILEILKTRKDSVLKMSDRPPYIIDIPEK, encoded by the coding sequence ATGAATGACGAGAACGACAAGAAGAATCCACTGTTGACGGAGCATCCTCTCACAGAAAATCAGACTGCTTTCAAAGAAGAAAGCACAAACGTCACAGAACCACTCATGAAGACAGAGGCTGTAAAAGAGATACCACAACCACCTGTCGACAATGAAGCTGCAACGCCACTGACGGAAGAAGAAGAAAAGAGAAAACAAGAAGAAGAGGCAGAAGTAAGAAAAATCAAAGCTGCCATTGAGGAACAAGCACGCGAAGACGAGCAACCACAATCATCAAACTTCACCCTAAGAAAGATTCTGGGTGGTGATATTCTCTCGGCAAGATTCTTTCGCAATAATATCTGGTTGATTATTACAATCGTAATCTTCACCATCATCTACATATCAAATCGATACAGTGTGCAGAAGTACCTTATCGAGGTTGATAAACTACAAAACGAACTGGAAGACGCTAAATATCGTGCGCTGTCAAGTAGTAGTCAACTCACCGAGAAGACACGTGAGAGTCATATACTTGAAATACTGAAAACAAGAAAAGACAGTGTACTGAAGATGTCTGACCGTCCACCTTATATTATAGACATACCCGAGAAATAG